A region of Elusimicrobiota bacterium DNA encodes the following proteins:
- a CDS encoding ammonium transporter: protein MKRIRHLVLGIFASLLAPALWAETAGEITPSAVSSGDTAWVLVSAALVLMMTPALAFFYGGLVRRKNMLSVLMQCFAVMGLITVQWVVMGYSLSFGPTIGGLVGNLQWLGLNGVGLTPNTDYAPTIPHQAFMIYQCMFAIITPGLILGAFAERMKFSAYVLFSLLWSTIVYDPVAHWVWGTGGFLKLSGALDFAGGAVVHVNAGVAALAAALVLGKRRGFPTRLSPPHNLPFAVLGAGMLWFGWFGFNGGSALGAGGLATTAFVSTHIAAATAGLVWAGLDVLVNRHATMLGTITGAVAGLVAITPAAGYVTPLGAMAIGITVALICFVSVMYVKVKLGYDDSLDAFGVHGVGGIWGAIATGIWATKTVNPAGADGLLHGNPGLVWIQTKAVLVTGIYSFVLSIVLLKLVDVLVGLRVSDQDERIGLDLTQHREAAYTIID, encoded by the coding sequence ATGAAACGAATTCGACATTTGGTCCTTGGTATTTTTGCCTCGCTCCTGGCGCCCGCCCTATGGGCGGAAACCGCGGGAGAGATCACCCCTTCCGCCGTGAGTTCCGGAGATACCGCCTGGGTGCTGGTGTCCGCCGCGTTGGTTTTGATGATGACGCCGGCCCTCGCCTTTTTTTACGGCGGGCTTGTGCGACGAAAGAACATGTTGTCCGTTCTCATGCAGTGTTTCGCGGTCATGGGACTGATCACGGTGCAATGGGTGGTGATGGGGTACAGCCTCTCTTTCGGGCCCACCATTGGGGGCCTCGTTGGAAACCTTCAATGGCTCGGGTTGAACGGCGTGGGACTGACGCCCAATACCGACTACGCGCCCACCATTCCGCACCAGGCCTTCATGATCTACCAATGCATGTTCGCCATCATCACGCCGGGCCTTATTTTGGGCGCCTTCGCCGAACGGATGAAATTTTCCGCCTACGTTCTCTTTTCCCTTCTTTGGAGCACCATCGTCTACGACCCCGTGGCCCATTGGGTGTGGGGCACGGGAGGGTTTTTGAAACTGTCCGGGGCCCTGGATTTCGCGGGCGGCGCCGTGGTCCACGTCAACGCCGGCGTGGCGGCGCTGGCCGCGGCTCTGGTTTTAGGGAAACGGCGGGGGTTCCCCACCCGCCTGTCTCCGCCCCACAACCTTCCCTTCGCGGTCTTGGGCGCGGGGATGTTGTGGTTCGGTTGGTTTGGGTTTAACGGCGGGAGCGCCCTGGGCGCCGGGGGTCTCGCCACCACGGCCTTCGTCTCCACCCACATCGCGGCGGCCACCGCCGGGCTTGTGTGGGCCGGGTTGGATGTCCTCGTGAACCGGCACGCCACCATGCTGGGCACCATCACGGGGGCCGTGGCGGGGCTCGTGGCCATCACACCGGCGGCGGGGTACGTCACGCCGCTCGGGGCCATGGCCATCGGGATCACAGTCGCCCTCATTTGTTTCGTTTCCGTGATGTACGTGAAAGTGAAATTGGGTTATGACGATTCCCTGGACGCCTTCGGCGTTCACGGGGTGGGCGGCATTTGGGGCGCCATCGCCACGGGGATTTGGGCCACGAAAACCGTCAATCCCGCGGGGGCCGATGGGCTTTTGCACGGGAACCCCGGGCTGGTTTGGATCCAAACCAAGGCGGTACTGGTGACGGGAATCTACTCCTTCGTTCTCAGCATCGTCTTGCTTAAACTGGTGGATGTGTTGGTGGGGCTCCGGGTTTCCGATCAGGACGAACGCATCGGCCTTGATCTCACCCAACACCGCGAAGCGGCCTACACGATCATCGACTAA
- a CDS encoding ATP-binding protein — protein sequence MFNRMQTFPRLKRETCFFWGPRQVGKSTWLEKSFPTARFYNLLLSDDYDRLQKRPALLREELLENPTLARRPIIIDEVQKVPALLDEVQWLITHSKFQFILCGSSARKLKRGGGNLLGGRALRYEMFPLVSREIPRFRLDWALNRGLIPRHYLSNNYTEMMQSYVVDYLREEIAQEALVRNVPAFHRFLESAAFSNGEIVNELNIAQECGVSGPTVRQYFEILEDTLVGRFLPVFQKRPKRRVIRSPKFYYFDVGLANFLLKRGPIVPKSESYGKAFEHFHFQELLAHSHYSGIRYPLSYWRTASQLEVDFILGDHEVAVEVKSTDMAQPRHAKGLMAFAEEYTVKKLILVTHDPRPRQMGLVHVLPWADFLRRLWDGEIIAS from the coding sequence ATGTTTAATCGCATGCAAACATTTCCCCGATTAAAGCGCGAGACGTGCTTTTTTTGGGGACCCCGGCAGGTGGGCAAAAGCACCTGGCTGGAGAAATCGTTCCCGACGGCCCGGTTTTATAATTTGCTTTTGTCGGATGACTATGACCGTCTTCAAAAAAGACCTGCTCTTCTGCGGGAAGAACTGTTGGAAAACCCGACCCTCGCCCGTCGTCCCATCATTATCGATGAAGTTCAAAAGGTGCCGGCTCTTCTCGATGAGGTGCAATGGCTGATCACCCACTCAAAATTCCAGTTCATCCTGTGTGGATCCAGCGCTCGAAAACTTAAAAGAGGGGGCGGGAACCTGCTGGGAGGGCGAGCCCTTCGCTATGAAATGTTTCCCTTGGTCTCCCGGGAAATCCCCCGCTTTCGCCTGGACTGGGCTTTGAACCGTGGGTTGATTCCCCGGCACTACCTTTCCAATAATTACACGGAAATGATGCAGTCGTATGTTGTCGACTATCTCCGAGAAGAGATCGCCCAAGAGGCGCTGGTGCGCAATGTTCCCGCTTTCCATCGGTTCCTGGAATCGGCGGCTTTCAGCAATGGGGAAATCGTCAATGAACTGAATATTGCCCAAGAGTGCGGCGTCAGCGGTCCCACCGTGCGGCAATACTTTGAGATATTGGAGGACACGTTGGTGGGTCGCTTTCTCCCCGTTTTTCAAAAAAGGCCGAAACGGCGGGTGATCCGATCGCCGAAATTTTATTACTTTGATGTGGGACTCGCTAATTTTCTTCTCAAGAGGGGACCCATCGTTCCGAAAAGCGAATCTTATGGAAAAGCTTTTGAGCACTTCCATTTTCAAGAATTATTGGCGCACAGCCATTACTCGGGGATACGGTATCCCCTCTCCTATTGGCGCACGGCCTCCCAGTTGGAAGTTGACTTCATTCTCGGAGATCACGAGGTCGCGGTGGAAGTTAAATCCACGGACATGGCCCAACCACGCCACGCCAAGGGTCTCATGGCCTTCGCGGAAGAATACACGGTCAAAAAGCTGATCCTGGTGACGCACGACCCCCGCCCGCGTCAAATGGGCCTTGTGCACGTCCTTCCCTGGGCCGATTTCCTACGCCGACTATGGGATGGAGAAATCATCGCCTCGTAA
- the cydB gene encoding cytochrome d ubiquinol oxidase subunit II, translating to MDLHIFWFVLLGVLMAGYGILDGFDLGVGILHPLARTDEERRIFMNSIGPLWDGNEVWLVTFGGALFAAFPRAYATMFSGLYAAFMLLVLCLILRAVSMEFRSKRPSKIWRSFWDWTFFGSSLTAVLLFGAAVGNCFRGLPIGLDGELRIGFFGLLTPYPVLVGLFAIVTAAMHGAIYLYLKTEGPIQARLQGWIWRLFGWFLITYLLTTIFTLVSVPRAVENFTHHPWAWAVVVLNVLAVANIPRAVFRGRPFEAFLSSGASIAAFVFLFGLALYPNLAVSSLDPAANLTIYNAASSEKTLAIMRLIAFLGMPMVLAYTAVIYWVFRGKVELGKFSY from the coding sequence ATGGACTTACACATTTTCTGGTTTGTCTTGTTGGGCGTTTTAATGGCGGGTTACGGGATTTTGGATGGGTTCGATTTGGGCGTGGGGATCCTGCATCCCCTGGCTCGGACGGATGAGGAACGTCGGATTTTCATGAACTCCATCGGCCCCCTCTGGGACGGCAATGAAGTCTGGCTGGTCACGTTCGGCGGCGCCCTTTTCGCGGCCTTTCCCCGGGCCTACGCGACGATGTTTTCCGGCCTTTACGCGGCCTTTATGCTGTTGGTCCTTTGCCTGATCCTCCGGGCGGTGTCCATGGAGTTCCGGAGCAAGCGCCCCTCTAAAATCTGGCGATCTTTTTGGGACTGGACTTTTTTCGGATCAAGCCTCACCGCGGTCCTCCTTTTCGGCGCCGCCGTGGGAAACTGTTTCCGCGGCCTTCCGATCGGGTTGGACGGAGAACTGAGAATTGGATTTTTTGGCTTGCTGACCCCCTATCCTGTTCTGGTCGGCCTTTTTGCCATCGTCACGGCGGCCATGCACGGCGCCATTTATCTCTACCTTAAAACAGAGGGGCCGATCCAGGCGCGTTTGCAGGGATGGATTTGGCGGCTGTTCGGCTGGTTTTTAATCACCTATTTATTGACGACGATCTTCACCCTGGTTTCCGTTCCCCGCGCCGTGGAAAATTTCACCCACCACCCTTGGGCGTGGGCCGTGGTCGTGTTGAACGTGTTGGCGGTCGCCAACATTCCCCGGGCTGTTTTTCGCGGCAGGCCCTTTGAAGCGTTTCTGTCCAGCGGAGCGTCCATTGCCGCTTTCGTCTTCCTCTTCGGCCTGGCCCTTTACCCCAACCTGGCCGTCTCCAGCCTCGACCCCGCCGCCAACCTCACCATCTACAACGCCGCCTCCTCCGAAAAAACCCTTGCGATCATGCGCCTGATCGCGTTCCTCGGCATGCCCATGGTCCTGGCCTACACCGCCGTCATCTATTGGGTTTTCCGAGGGAAAGTGGAGCTGGGCAAGTTCAGCTATTGA
- a CDS encoding cytochrome ubiquinol oxidase subunit I — MDVLFLSRLQFALTIMFHYLFPPLAIGLGALMVFMEGMYLKTKDPQYESMAKFWTRIFAVNFAVGVATGIVMEFQFGTNWANYSRFVGDVFGSALAAEGIFAFFLESGFLAVLVFGWDKVSPRMHFFSTVMVFLGSIFSSVWITVANSWQQTPAGFHIVGEGLAARAEITDFWAVVFNPSSMDRLVHVWLGAFSMGGFFVMSVTAYYILKGRHLDISKKAFSVALLLATLSSWGQLLSGHHQARVVAEHQPAKLAAFEGHFKTGEGGTPLYVVGHPDAKTETTKGIAVPGLLSFMVYGDFKKPVTGLDKFPKEDRPPVAVSFHSYHVMVGLGFFMMGLTGLAAWLRARGRLFEQRGLLWTFVFAVLAPVAANQLGWVAAEVGRQPWIVYGLLRTSEALSPVVRANQVLGSILMFGVIYALLFAVWVSVIDHKIKQGPEEMSFLAPGDPSHGFIQTVGDLKAGGSLTEGKE, encoded by the coding sequence ATGGACGTTCTTTTCCTCTCCCGTCTTCAATTCGCGCTGACCATCATGTTTCATTACCTGTTTCCCCCGCTCGCCATCGGCCTGGGAGCGCTGATGGTTTTCATGGAAGGCATGTATTTAAAAACGAAAGACCCCCAGTATGAATCCATGGCCAAGTTCTGGACGCGGATTTTTGCCGTCAACTTCGCCGTGGGCGTCGCCACGGGGATCGTCATGGAATTCCAGTTCGGGACGAACTGGGCCAACTACTCCCGTTTCGTGGGAGACGTTTTTGGGTCGGCCCTGGCGGCGGAAGGGATTTTTGCCTTTTTCTTGGAGTCGGGGTTTTTGGCGGTCTTGGTGTTCGGTTGGGACAAAGTTTCCCCCCGCATGCACTTCTTTTCGACCGTGATGGTGTTTCTGGGATCGATCTTCTCCTCGGTTTGGATCACCGTCGCCAACAGTTGGCAACAGACTCCCGCGGGGTTCCACATCGTTGGAGAGGGACTGGCCGCCCGGGCGGAGATAACCGATTTTTGGGCCGTGGTGTTTAACCCCTCGAGTATGGACCGGCTGGTCCACGTCTGGCTGGGCGCCTTCTCGATGGGAGGCTTTTTCGTGATGAGCGTCACGGCCTATTACATCCTGAAAGGCCGCCACCTGGACATCTCTAAGAAAGCGTTTTCGGTGGCGCTCCTCCTTGCCACGCTCTCCAGTTGGGGCCAACTTCTTTCCGGCCACCACCAGGCCCGCGTGGTGGCGGAACACCAGCCGGCCAAGCTGGCGGCCTTTGAGGGCCATTTCAAAACGGGCGAGGGAGGAACCCCTCTCTACGTCGTGGGCCATCCCGACGCGAAAACAGAAACCACCAAAGGCATCGCCGTCCCGGGCCTCCTGAGTTTCATGGTGTATGGCGATTTCAAAAAACCGGTGACCGGCTTGGACAAGTTCCCCAAAGAAGACCGGCCGCCCGTGGCGGTTTCTTTTCATTCCTACCACGTGATGGTCGGCCTCGGATTTTTCATGATGGGACTGACGGGCCTGGCCGCCTGGCTGAGAGCCCGCGGCCGACTGTTTGAACAGCGGGGCCTTTTGTGGACGTTCGTTTTCGCCGTTCTCGCTCCCGTGGCCGCCAACCAATTGGGATGGGTGGCCGCCGAAGTGGGACGCCAACCGTGGATCGTCTATGGCTTGCTTCGCACCTCCGAAGCCCTTTCCCCCGTGGTGCGGGCGAACCAAGTGCTGGGTTCCATCCTGATGTTCGGCGTAATCTACGCCCTTCTTTTTGCCGTTTGGGTTTCCGTGATCGACCACAAGATCAAACAAGGCCCCGAGGAAATGTCCTTCCTGGCCCCAGGGGATCCCTCCCACGGGTTCATTCAAACCGTGGGAGATCTAAAAGCCGGGGGATCTCTGACGGAAGGAAAAGAGTAA
- a CDS encoding P-II family nitrogen regulator, producing the protein MKLIIAMVQPHKVAEVKKALDDAQIHLMTVSNVLGSGRQKGYTESYRGAKYEVNLLKKVRFDIAVNDEYVEPCIAAITKAARSGNIGDGKIFVVPLEEVVRIRTGEKGKAAIG; encoded by the coding sequence ATGAAACTTATTATTGCCATGGTTCAACCGCACAAAGTGGCGGAAGTTAAAAAAGCCCTGGACGACGCCCAAATTCACCTCATGACGGTGTCCAACGTTCTCGGCTCCGGCCGGCAGAAGGGCTACACGGAAAGCTACCGCGGCGCGAAGTATGAGGTTAACCTCCTGAAAAAGGTCCGCTTCGATATCGCCGTGAACGACGAGTATGTCGAACCCTGCATCGCGGCCATCACCAAGGCCGCGCGTTCCGGGAACATCGGCGACGGAAAAATCTTCGTGGTCCCTCTCGAAGAAGTCGTCCGTATCCGCACCGGAGAAAAGGGCAAAGCCGCCATCGGCTAG
- a CDS encoding ammonium transporter, protein MEELMLSKTKRCLWRGGLFALLTWGAGLLPVALRAEEPTPAPAGTVAVADQAPALESRLAAIEQGLTDRKVVADTIWVLVTAFLVFWMNAGFALVESGMCRAKNAVNILSKNFIVFAVSSLAFYVLGWGVMFGDGNGFMGLKGLFMISGADNSPATGSAYSGVYNAINWTGVPLSAKFFFQLVFAGTAATIVSGCVAERIKYVSFIVFSALLVGIAYPITGHWIWGGGWLAQKGFWDFAGSTAVHTVGGVAGLAGILILGPRIGKFRPDGTPNAIPGHNLTSATLGCLILWLGWFGFNPGSTMAADAGAISHILNTTNLAAAAGLLTATITAWMVLGKPDLGMTINGCLAGLVAITAPCAYVTLPASIIIGGIGGILVVFAVLFYDKIKVDDPVGALAVHLTNGIWGTLAVGLFAVDKITGVGTGNGLFYGGGFKLLGVQLLGSVTTILFTLVLSVIFWLVVKAMMGLRVSREEEIRGLDIGEHGMEAYAGFQIYMTEYGLAPAGDSGDSKPEPKLAGSGR, encoded by the coding sequence ATGGAGGAACTTATGCTGTCAAAAACAAAACGTTGTCTTTGGCGCGGTGGACTCTTCGCGCTTTTGACCTGGGGCGCCGGTCTCTTGCCGGTCGCCCTCCGAGCGGAGGAACCCACCCCCGCTCCCGCTGGAACGGTGGCGGTGGCCGATCAGGCCCCGGCCCTGGAATCGCGTTTGGCCGCCATTGAGCAGGGCCTCACCGATCGGAAAGTCGTCGCCGACACCATCTGGGTTCTCGTCACGGCCTTCCTGGTGTTCTGGATGAACGCCGGGTTCGCCCTGGTGGAATCGGGCATGTGCCGCGCGAAAAACGCCGTCAACATCCTCTCCAAAAACTTCATCGTCTTCGCCGTGAGTTCCCTGGCCTTTTACGTCTTAGGCTGGGGCGTCATGTTCGGCGACGGCAACGGGTTCATGGGGTTGAAAGGCCTCTTCATGATCTCCGGGGCGGACAACAGTCCCGCCACGGGGTCGGCCTATTCCGGCGTCTATAACGCCATCAACTGGACGGGCGTTCCCCTCTCCGCGAAATTCTTCTTCCAATTGGTTTTCGCGGGCACGGCGGCCACCATCGTCTCCGGTTGCGTCGCGGAACGGATCAAATACGTGAGCTTCATCGTCTTCAGCGCCCTCCTGGTGGGCATCGCCTACCCGATTACCGGCCACTGGATATGGGGCGGCGGATGGTTGGCCCAGAAAGGCTTCTGGGACTTTGCCGGGTCCACCGCGGTTCATACCGTGGGCGGCGTCGCGGGCTTGGCCGGGATTTTGATCCTGGGCCCCCGCATTGGGAAGTTCCGTCCCGACGGAACCCCCAACGCCATCCCGGGTCACAACTTGACCTCCGCGACCCTAGGGTGTTTGATCCTCTGGCTCGGCTGGTTCGGGTTTAACCCCGGGTCCACCATGGCCGCCGATGCCGGCGCCATCAGCCACATCCTGAACACCACCAACCTGGCCGCCGCCGCGGGCCTTTTGACCGCGACGATCACAGCGTGGATGGTTTTAGGGAAACCCGACCTGGGCATGACCATCAACGGCTGTTTGGCCGGATTGGTGGCCATCACCGCCCCTTGCGCCTATGTGACTCTGCCCGCCTCTATTATCATCGGCGGCATCGGCGGAATCCTCGTGGTCTTTGCCGTATTGTTCTACGACAAAATCAAGGTGGATGACCCCGTGGGCGCCTTGGCCGTGCACTTGACCAACGGCATCTGGGGCACCCTCGCCGTGGGTCTCTTCGCCGTCGACAAAATCACCGGCGTCGGCACCGGAAACGGGCTCTTCTACGGAGGCGGATTCAAGCTCCTGGGAGTTCAGCTATTGGGGTCCGTGACCACGATCCTGTTCACGCTCGTGCTCTCGGTCATCTTCTGGTTGGTCGTGAAAGCCATGATGGGTCTCCGGGTGAGCCGCGAAGAAGAAATCCGCGGCCTTGACATCGGCGAACACGGAATGGAAGCCTACGCTGGATTCCAAATCTACATGACGGAATACGGTCTGGCCCCCGCCGGCGACAGCGGTGATTCAAAACCCGAGCCTAAATTGGCCGGGTCCGGGAGGTAA